The following proteins come from a genomic window of Rissa tridactyla isolate bRisTri1 chromosome 13, bRisTri1.patW.cur.20221130, whole genome shotgun sequence:
- the VPS33A gene encoding vacuolar protein sorting-associated protein 33A isoform X1 yields MAAHLSSGRVNLTALREAGRRELREFLDKCAGSKAIVWDEYLTGPFGLIAQYSLLKEHEVEKMFTLKPGRLPPADVKNIIFFVRPKLELMDIITDNVLREDRGRSPQRDFHILFVPRRSLLCEQWLKEQGVLGSFIHREQYSLDLIPFDGDLLSMESESAFKECYLESDQTSLYHAAKGLMTLQALYGTIPQIFGKGECARHVANMMIRMKREFPGSQNSIFPVFDTLLLLDRNVDLLTPLATQLTYEGLIDEIYGIQNTYVKLPPEKFAPKKQGEGGKDLPTEPKKLQLNSAEELYAEIRDKNFNAVGSVLSKKAKIISAAFEERHHAKTVGEIKQFVSQLPHMQAARSSLANHTSIAELIKDITTSEDFFDNLTVEQEFMSGIDTDKVNNYIEDCIAQKHPLIKILRLVCLQSVCNSGLKQKVLDHYKREILQTYGYEHILTLNNLEKAGLLKPQTSGRNNYPTIRKTLRLWMDDVNEQNPNDISYVYSGYAPLSVRLAQLLARPGWRSIEEVLKMLPGPHFEERQQLPTGLQKKRQHGENRVTLVFFLGGVTYAEIAALRFLSQMEDGGTEYVIATTKLINGTSWIKSLMDKLEPAPF; encoded by the exons ATGGCGGCGCACCTGAGCTCGGGGCGCGTGAACCTGACGGCGCTGCGCGAGGCGGGGCGCCGCGAGCTCCGCGAGTTCCTGGACAAGTGCGCGGGGTCCAAG GCCATCGTGTGGGACGAGTACCTGACCGGGCCCTTCGGGCTGATCGCCCAGTACTCGCTCCTGAAG GAACATGAGGTGGAGAAGATGTTCACGCTCAAGCCGGGCCGCCTGCCGCCGGCGGACGTCAAAAACATCATCTTCTTCGTCAGGCCCAAGCTGGAGCTGATGGACATCATCACCGACAACGTGCTCCG GGAGGACAGAGGCCGCTCTCCCCAGAGGGACTTCCACATCCTCTTCGTGCCGCGCCGCAGCCTGCTCTGCGAGCAGTGGCTGAAGGAGCAGGGCGTGCTGGGGTCCTTCATCCACCGGGAGCAGTACAGCCTGGACTTGATACCGTTCGACGGAGACCTGCTCTCTATGGAGTCCGAGAGTGCATTCAAG GAATGTTACCTGGAGAGTGACCAGACAAGTCTGTACCATGCGGCAAAGGGGCTGATGACGCTGCAGGCTCTCTACGGAACCATCCCGCAGATTTTTGGGAAGGGCGAGTGTGCCCGG CACGTGGCTAATATGATGATCAGGATGAAGCGCGAGTTCCCTGGAAGCCAGAACTCGATATTTCCCGTCTTTGATACCCTCTTGTTGCTGGACCGCAATGTTGACCTGCTGACGCCATTAGCTACGCAGCTGACCTATGAAGGGCTGATAGATGAAATCTACGGAATTCAGAACA CTTACGTGAAACTCCCTCCTGAGAAGTTTGCCCCAAAGAAGCAGGGCGAGGGTGGGAAAGATCTCCCCACAGAACCCAAGAAGCTCCAGCTGAATTCTGCTGAAGAGCTGTACGCTGAAATCCGAGACAAGAACTTCAATGCTGTGGGGTCAGTGCTGAGCAAGAAAGCTAAGATCATCTCAGCAGCCTTTGAG GAGAGACACCACGCGAAAACCGTTGGAGAGATTAAGCAGTTTGTCTCACAGTTGCCACACATGCAGGCAGCAAGAAGTTCTCTAGCAAACCACACCTCCATTGCAGAACTCATCAAAGACATCACCA CATCGGAAGATTTCTTTGATAATTTAACAGTGGAACAAGAGTTCATGTCTGGAATAGACACGGACAAG gttaaCAATTATATTGAAGACTGCATAGCTCAAAAACACCCATTAATCAAGATCTTGCGTCTCGTTTGCTTGCAATCTGTGTGCAATAGTGGACTGAAGCAGAAGGTTCTGGACCATTACAAAAGAGAGATTCTCCAG ACTTATGGCTATGAACATATATTGACCTTAAACAACTTAGAAAAGGCTGGACTCCTGAAACCTCAAACAAGTGGTAGGAATAACTACCCAACGATCAGGAAAACCCTGCGCTTATGGATGGATGATGTTAATGAACAG aACCCCAACGATATCTCCTATGTGTACAGTGGCTACGCTCCACTGAGCGTACGCCTGGCACAGCTACTGGCTCGGCCAGGGTGGCGGAGCATAGAGGAGGTTTTAAAGATGCTGCCAGGTCCCCATTTTGAGGAGAGGCAGCAGTTACCTACTGGCCTTCAGAAAAAGC GTCAACACGGTGAGAACCGAGTCACTCTGGTGTTCTTCCTGGGAGGTGTGACATACGCAGAAATTGCTGCACTGAGATTTCTGTCCCAAATGGAAGATGGAGGCACAGAGTACGTCATTGCCACTACAAAACTGATCAACGGAACAAGCTGGATCAAATCCTTGATGGACAAACTGGAGCCTGCCCCTTTCTAG
- the VPS33A gene encoding vacuolar protein sorting-associated protein 33A isoform X2 — protein MAAHLSSGRVNLTALREAGRRELREFLDKCAGSKAIVWDEYLTGPFGLIAQYSLLKEHEVEKMFTLKPGRLPPADVKNIIFFVRPKLELMDIITDNVLREDRGRSPQRDFHILFVPRRSLLCEQWLKEQGVLGSFIHREQYSLDLIPFDGDLLSMESESAFKHVANMMIRMKREFPGSQNSIFPVFDTLLLLDRNVDLLTPLATQLTYEGLIDEIYGIQNTYVKLPPEKFAPKKQGEGGKDLPTEPKKLQLNSAEELYAEIRDKNFNAVGSVLSKKAKIISAAFEERHHAKTVGEIKQFVSQLPHMQAARSSLANHTSIAELIKDITTSEDFFDNLTVEQEFMSGIDTDKVNNYIEDCIAQKHPLIKILRLVCLQSVCNSGLKQKVLDHYKREILQTYGYEHILTLNNLEKAGLLKPQTSGRNNYPTIRKTLRLWMDDVNEQNPNDISYVYSGYAPLSVRLAQLLARPGWRSIEEVLKMLPGPHFEERQQLPTGLQKKRQHGENRVTLVFFLGGVTYAEIAALRFLSQMEDGGTEYVIATTKLINGTSWIKSLMDKLEPAPF, from the exons ATGGCGGCGCACCTGAGCTCGGGGCGCGTGAACCTGACGGCGCTGCGCGAGGCGGGGCGCCGCGAGCTCCGCGAGTTCCTGGACAAGTGCGCGGGGTCCAAG GCCATCGTGTGGGACGAGTACCTGACCGGGCCCTTCGGGCTGATCGCCCAGTACTCGCTCCTGAAG GAACATGAGGTGGAGAAGATGTTCACGCTCAAGCCGGGCCGCCTGCCGCCGGCGGACGTCAAAAACATCATCTTCTTCGTCAGGCCCAAGCTGGAGCTGATGGACATCATCACCGACAACGTGCTCCG GGAGGACAGAGGCCGCTCTCCCCAGAGGGACTTCCACATCCTCTTCGTGCCGCGCCGCAGCCTGCTCTGCGAGCAGTGGCTGAAGGAGCAGGGCGTGCTGGGGTCCTTCATCCACCGGGAGCAGTACAGCCTGGACTTGATACCGTTCGACGGAGACCTGCTCTCTATGGAGTCCGAGAGTGCATTCAAG CACGTGGCTAATATGATGATCAGGATGAAGCGCGAGTTCCCTGGAAGCCAGAACTCGATATTTCCCGTCTTTGATACCCTCTTGTTGCTGGACCGCAATGTTGACCTGCTGACGCCATTAGCTACGCAGCTGACCTATGAAGGGCTGATAGATGAAATCTACGGAATTCAGAACA CTTACGTGAAACTCCCTCCTGAGAAGTTTGCCCCAAAGAAGCAGGGCGAGGGTGGGAAAGATCTCCCCACAGAACCCAAGAAGCTCCAGCTGAATTCTGCTGAAGAGCTGTACGCTGAAATCCGAGACAAGAACTTCAATGCTGTGGGGTCAGTGCTGAGCAAGAAAGCTAAGATCATCTCAGCAGCCTTTGAG GAGAGACACCACGCGAAAACCGTTGGAGAGATTAAGCAGTTTGTCTCACAGTTGCCACACATGCAGGCAGCAAGAAGTTCTCTAGCAAACCACACCTCCATTGCAGAACTCATCAAAGACATCACCA CATCGGAAGATTTCTTTGATAATTTAACAGTGGAACAAGAGTTCATGTCTGGAATAGACACGGACAAG gttaaCAATTATATTGAAGACTGCATAGCTCAAAAACACCCATTAATCAAGATCTTGCGTCTCGTTTGCTTGCAATCTGTGTGCAATAGTGGACTGAAGCAGAAGGTTCTGGACCATTACAAAAGAGAGATTCTCCAG ACTTATGGCTATGAACATATATTGACCTTAAACAACTTAGAAAAGGCTGGACTCCTGAAACCTCAAACAAGTGGTAGGAATAACTACCCAACGATCAGGAAAACCCTGCGCTTATGGATGGATGATGTTAATGAACAG aACCCCAACGATATCTCCTATGTGTACAGTGGCTACGCTCCACTGAGCGTACGCCTGGCACAGCTACTGGCTCGGCCAGGGTGGCGGAGCATAGAGGAGGTTTTAAAGATGCTGCCAGGTCCCCATTTTGAGGAGAGGCAGCAGTTACCTACTGGCCTTCAGAAAAAGC GTCAACACGGTGAGAACCGAGTCACTCTGGTGTTCTTCCTGGGAGGTGTGACATACGCAGAAATTGCTGCACTGAGATTTCTGTCCCAAATGGAAGATGGAGGCACAGAGTACGTCATTGCCACTACAAAACTGATCAACGGAACAAGCTGGATCAAATCCTTGATGGACAAACTGGAGCCTGCCCCTTTCTAG
- the VPS33A gene encoding vacuolar protein sorting-associated protein 33A isoform X3 encodes MAAHLSSGRVNLTALREAGRRELREFLDKCAGSKAIVWDEYLTGPFGLIAQYSLLKEHEVEKMFTLKPGRLPPADVKNIIFFVRPKLELMDIITDNVLREDRGRSPQRDFHILFVPRRSLLCEQWLKEQGVLGSFIHREQYSLDLIPFDGDLLSMESESAFKECYLESDQTSLYHAAKGLMTLQALYGTIPQIFGKGECARHVANMMIRMKREFPGSQNSIFPVFDTLLLLDRNVDLLTPLATQLTYEGLIDEIYGIQNTYVKLPPEKFAPKKQGEGGKDLPTEPKKLQLNSAEELYAEIRDKNFNAVGSVLSKKAKIISAAFEERHHAKTVGEIKQFVSQLPHMQAARSSLANHTSIAELIKDITS; translated from the exons ATGGCGGCGCACCTGAGCTCGGGGCGCGTGAACCTGACGGCGCTGCGCGAGGCGGGGCGCCGCGAGCTCCGCGAGTTCCTGGACAAGTGCGCGGGGTCCAAG GCCATCGTGTGGGACGAGTACCTGACCGGGCCCTTCGGGCTGATCGCCCAGTACTCGCTCCTGAAG GAACATGAGGTGGAGAAGATGTTCACGCTCAAGCCGGGCCGCCTGCCGCCGGCGGACGTCAAAAACATCATCTTCTTCGTCAGGCCCAAGCTGGAGCTGATGGACATCATCACCGACAACGTGCTCCG GGAGGACAGAGGCCGCTCTCCCCAGAGGGACTTCCACATCCTCTTCGTGCCGCGCCGCAGCCTGCTCTGCGAGCAGTGGCTGAAGGAGCAGGGCGTGCTGGGGTCCTTCATCCACCGGGAGCAGTACAGCCTGGACTTGATACCGTTCGACGGAGACCTGCTCTCTATGGAGTCCGAGAGTGCATTCAAG GAATGTTACCTGGAGAGTGACCAGACAAGTCTGTACCATGCGGCAAAGGGGCTGATGACGCTGCAGGCTCTCTACGGAACCATCCCGCAGATTTTTGGGAAGGGCGAGTGTGCCCGG CACGTGGCTAATATGATGATCAGGATGAAGCGCGAGTTCCCTGGAAGCCAGAACTCGATATTTCCCGTCTTTGATACCCTCTTGTTGCTGGACCGCAATGTTGACCTGCTGACGCCATTAGCTACGCAGCTGACCTATGAAGGGCTGATAGATGAAATCTACGGAATTCAGAACA CTTACGTGAAACTCCCTCCTGAGAAGTTTGCCCCAAAGAAGCAGGGCGAGGGTGGGAAAGATCTCCCCACAGAACCCAAGAAGCTCCAGCTGAATTCTGCTGAAGAGCTGTACGCTGAAATCCGAGACAAGAACTTCAATGCTGTGGGGTCAGTGCTGAGCAAGAAAGCTAAGATCATCTCAGCAGCCTTTGAG GAGAGACACCACGCGAAAACCGTTGGAGAGATTAAGCAGTTTGTCTCACAGTTGCCACACATGCAGGCAGCAAGAAGTTCTCTAGCAAACCACACCTCCATTGCAGAACTCATCAAAGACATCACCA gttaa
- the VPS33A gene encoding vacuolar protein sorting-associated protein 33A isoform X4 gives MAAHLSSGRVNLTALREAGRRELREFLDKCAGSKAIVWDEYLTGPFGLIAQYSLLKEHEVEKMFTLKPGRLPPADVKNIIFFVRPKLELMDIITDNVLREDRGRSPQRDFHILFVPRRSLLCEQWLKEQGVLGSFIHREQYSLDLIPFDGDLLSMESESAFKECYLESDQTSLYHAAKGLMTLQALYGTIPQIFGKGECARHVANMMIRMKREFPGSQNSIFPVFDTLLLLDRNVDLLTPLATQLTYEGLIDEIYGIQNTYVKLPPEKFAPKKQGEGGKDLPTEPKKLQLNSAEELYAEIRDKNFNAVGSVLSKKAKIISAAFELQQEASSPNEIQTSGLL, from the exons ATGGCGGCGCACCTGAGCTCGGGGCGCGTGAACCTGACGGCGCTGCGCGAGGCGGGGCGCCGCGAGCTCCGCGAGTTCCTGGACAAGTGCGCGGGGTCCAAG GCCATCGTGTGGGACGAGTACCTGACCGGGCCCTTCGGGCTGATCGCCCAGTACTCGCTCCTGAAG GAACATGAGGTGGAGAAGATGTTCACGCTCAAGCCGGGCCGCCTGCCGCCGGCGGACGTCAAAAACATCATCTTCTTCGTCAGGCCCAAGCTGGAGCTGATGGACATCATCACCGACAACGTGCTCCG GGAGGACAGAGGCCGCTCTCCCCAGAGGGACTTCCACATCCTCTTCGTGCCGCGCCGCAGCCTGCTCTGCGAGCAGTGGCTGAAGGAGCAGGGCGTGCTGGGGTCCTTCATCCACCGGGAGCAGTACAGCCTGGACTTGATACCGTTCGACGGAGACCTGCTCTCTATGGAGTCCGAGAGTGCATTCAAG GAATGTTACCTGGAGAGTGACCAGACAAGTCTGTACCATGCGGCAAAGGGGCTGATGACGCTGCAGGCTCTCTACGGAACCATCCCGCAGATTTTTGGGAAGGGCGAGTGTGCCCGG CACGTGGCTAATATGATGATCAGGATGAAGCGCGAGTTCCCTGGAAGCCAGAACTCGATATTTCCCGTCTTTGATACCCTCTTGTTGCTGGACCGCAATGTTGACCTGCTGACGCCATTAGCTACGCAGCTGACCTATGAAGGGCTGATAGATGAAATCTACGGAATTCAGAACA CTTACGTGAAACTCCCTCCTGAGAAGTTTGCCCCAAAGAAGCAGGGCGAGGGTGGGAAAGATCTCCCCACAGAACCCAAGAAGCTCCAGCTGAATTCTGCTGAAGAGCTGTACGCTGAAATCCGAGACAAGAACTTCAATGCTGTGGGGTCAGTGCTGAGCAAGAAAGCTAAGATCATCTCAGCAGCCTTTGAG ttGCAACAAGAGGCAAGTAGCCCAAATGAAATACAGACCTCCGGACTGCTCTGA
- the DIABLO gene encoding diablo IAP-binding mitochondrial protein → MAAGSRWLRGCCSLLRQSFPVLAHIRRRCLSGGNGRWHQMVGVGLGVALCAVPVVEKQNSVSLSNDALIKRAVSLVTDSTSTLLSQTTYALIEALTEYTKAVYTLVSLYKQYANLLGKMNSEEVDAVWQVVIGARVDMTTKQQEYLRLESSWMTALRLSEMAAEAAYQSGADQASVTARSHIQLVKSQVQEVRQLSQKAETKLAEAQTEELLKAQGEESSLPQGILGSTEAGEDPYLRED, encoded by the exons ATGGCTGCGGGCAGCCGGTGGCTCcggggctgctgctccctcctcag ACAAAGCTTCCCTGTTCTGGCCCACATTAGGAGACGCTGCCTCTCAGGCGGGAACGGACGATGGCACCAAATGGTGGGCGTGGGGCTGGGAGTGGCCTTGTGTGCAGTCCCAGTCGTGGAG AAACAGAACTCAGTTTCTCTCAGTAACGATGCCTTGATTAAAAGAGCAGTTTCCTTGGTAACAGACAGTACATCTACCCTCCTCTCTCAAACAACATATGCGTTGATTGAAGCATTGACAGAGTATACAAAG GCAGTTTATACACTGGTGTCTCTCTACAAGCAATACGCCAATCTTCTTGGGAAAATGAACTCAGAAGAGGTGGATGCAGTCTGGCAGGTGGTAATAGGAGCCAGAGTTGAT ATGACAACAAAACAGCAGGAATACCTAAGGCTGGAATCCAGCTGGATGACAGCATTACGTCTTTCAGAGATGGCAGCAGAAGCTGCGTATCAATCAG GTGCAGACCAAGCCTCAGTGACAGCCCGCAGCCACATTCAGCTGGTGAAATCACAGGTGCAAGAAGTGCGACAGCTGTCCCAGAAGGCAGAGACCAAGTTAGCTGAAGCTCAAACAGAAGAGCTCTTAAAAGCTCAAGGAGAAGAATCTTCATTGCCACAGGGCATTTTAGGAAGTACAGAGGCAGGAGAAGACCCTTACCTTCGGGAGGACTGA